A region of the Zootoca vivipara chromosome 3, rZooViv1.1, whole genome shotgun sequence genome:
CAATGAATTCTGAACCACACCCACTGCCATTACTTTACAGTATCAGGCCTGGTTGCTATGCATGCTTCTGGCTGGCATAGCAGGGTTTTTCCTGCTTTTGCTACCACTACCTTTCCATGAGTGGCAGGGCTTTGGATGAGGTGTTGATTGCACTGTGCAGGCTGGCTGCAGTTAAGATTGCTCACTGTGTTGCATTTAGTATATCTGCATTATGTGTAGCTTGACTCTGTGCCATTTGGATTACCTTGTTAACTTTACCAACTGTCTTGCATTGGTGTACCTGTGCAAACTGTTATATGAGAGTAGTAGTGATTGCTAAGAGAGCACAAATTATTACAGCTACTTACAATGAGACAGTATGTTGACTGTCTACAAATATTCATAGCTACTCTTGGAGAAATGGAATCTTATTACAGTATTTGACAGTATAATTTCAAGTGACAGAACAAGATTTTTCTATATCCAACACAGGTGTTATGGCAGTCTACTGCAAGAGGGTCCTAGTAATACTGCTTGCTTTTCAAGGACTTCTAATAGCGAGTGCTTATAATGAGGAAGAAGACATACCTGAAGAATGGATTCTCCTTCATGTGGTTCAAGGTCAGATTGGTGCTGGAAACTACAGCTACTTAAGGTTAAATCACGAAGGGAAGATAGTGCTTCAGATGCAGAGTTTAAAAGGGGATGCAGACTTGTACATATCTGATGTGACCCTTCACCCCAGTTTTGATGATTATGAATTGCAGTCAGTAACTTGCGGTCAAGATGTCGTTTATGTGCCAGCGCACTTCCGCCGTCCAGTGGGAATAGGGATTTATGGCCATCCCTCTCATCTGGAAAGTGAATTTGAAATGAAAGTGTACTATGATCAAACAGTTGTGGAATCTCCATTTGGTGGTGGCTCCTACAATCCAGAAGATACAGATTTGAACCAGAAGCAGTTTCATGCAAGAGAAGATGAGTCTCAGGATGAAGAATCAGTCTTCTGGACTATACTAATTGGAATATTAAAATTAATACTTGAAATTCTGTTTTAGATTCAGAGCTAGACAACTGGTCTTCACATGTGAACAATATAGACAAATGAATGAATGCTATCATGTGAGCATTAGTACTAACTGATACTTTCTTtgccagggagggggaaataaagccataactAATTTTGTATTGTAAACTTTTCCCACAGGTACACTGCAACAGGCACAATATTTGTATAAGTTTTCTCTTAACTGATCAGGGTCAAATATGAGTATTACAGTTCACTGTGACTTTGAATAAAACTGATTTTCTATACAAAGATTTTAAGAATAGTAAAAAGACTAATCTCCATACAGTATTTCAGCACATTTCAATTATAAATACTTTAACTTCTTCTGTATGAATACACTAGGAGCAAATACCATTTTTAAAGGCTAGCAGCTTTTGGAGCATGAAAGCCATTTAACTAAGGTTGCTTtcatatgatatgatatgatataacatcctaaaaaagaaaatatgaattATCCTCCTTTTCTTGTGGTTTGATGGGAGAAGCATTGACTTAAGAGACATAATTTGGCATGACCAATATAAGGTCTACATGATTTCTTGCTGTAAACCTAAATTCATTATATCATATGAGATTTGTACCActtgatggattttttttcttgtcaGGCATTAGTACTCTGCTTAAAGGCAACTCCCATCAGAAAACAGTAATTGCCAACTAGTGATTCAGTCATTTTCTTTGAGCTGGACAGAGAACACAAGTGATTGCTATGCAATAAATAAAGTCTGTTGTGCAATGACTGCTATGCAGCAGCACTGTATCCATGAAACAATTGATAGATTTACAGAATTTCACCAGGGCACTTTCCCTCTAAATGGGATTTTCAAGCAAAGCTACTGGAATAGAATGTATCCTTCCCTATCCtcctaaaattaaaaactttATTTGGTGAAAAACATTTTGAGTGGTATTTTTCCTTATACAGAGTGGTAGGTAAAATAGCACCAAGTTTAGCACTTGTTTTGGGGCAGTTATATATAGAGTGTAAATATTGATTTTAGCCTTCTTTGCTGttcttccctcttcttcctctgcctctggGTATTGGAGGTTGTCTTTCGCAACAGTCACAAATCCAGCGACCTACAAAATTAGAGTTTTCAGTTAAAAGCAGAGCAAACATCTGCTACTATAAAAACGTCACTCACTTGAAGTGCTTTTGGGGAGCAGAGTACGGAAGGACACAAATGTTAATAATATTGCAATCAAATGCCCACTTTCTTGGGACTGTGTCCCAATGATTGATGTGGGACTTGCTTTCAAGCAAACTTGCTTTTAATTTGGCTGTTACGGTATTTTTCAATTTCATGCAACTTAAATTTCAGGGACCCTTGaagatatttttctttcttccccacaGGCAGGTAAACAGACGCAATGGTGGGAAGAAACTGTGCTTGCTTCTCAATTCTTTATATAATATGTTGAAAGCTATTCAAGGTTGGATATACCGGTGACACTCAAGTCATGTGAATTGTTCAAGAAGTATGTGCTGGGCCTCTTCAGTTTGTTTACTTAAATGTCAGTGCATCACTTAAtattcatgctccagcactgagaATGATTCCCTCTAAGATTGAAACAGCACACTATTGTTCATTTCCTTAAGTAAGCTTGAAAGTAGGGACAGCAGTACCCTACTTGATTATTTTCCCTAGGTAAACTTAGGGACTCATTCAATGTGCTGTAGGAAAAGAGCAAAATAGTGAATGAGGCACAGTGGGATTGGGTTAGCTTTAATGTCCTTTGTCCAATGAAGAAAACAGTTTGTAAAGTATAGTTACATGCTGTTTGATAAAGAACCACCTACATTTTTCGCTAGCTTCAAAAACCTGTTTGATTTACAATGTGCTTCTTGCCTTCAGAAAAGCTTTCAGTAGCTCACAACACTGACATTTATACTCGATTAAAGTCACATAAACTTAAATTACACACTGGGTGTGggattggaggggtgggggaagagaaggtgTCAGTTCAATGGAACAACTGCACTGCAAAACCCATTGAGAATAATTTTCATCAGATGTCAGCTTCTCTCTAGTTAAGTTTCTGACATCCGACTTCCCATCTacaatctttttacttttttcaaTGTTTATTATACTGTTAAATCCTAAATTGCAAACACTTTTTATGAACACGAATTGAGAAAGTAAATGAAGTGTGTAAGAAATAGCTGCCTCCAAGATTTCACTAAATAGATACAAGTAACATACAAAATGTTGAGATTTGAGCTTTCTGAAAGAAGTGAAGCAAGATTGTGCTTCTTTAATCTTGGATCTTGATTCAATCTCTGAACAAGAGTAATTTATATAATTACCTGTTGGAATAGCACCAAGCCCCACACAAAACGTATGATAGCCACGGTCACACACATCACAGAACATCATTTCTTCCTCATGGTGAGGTTGCCCACATATAATGCATGTTTTACACTCCATACATTGCCAAGGGTAGGTCTTAATTATTGCAACAAGCTCTGCAGACATATCCAGACAGGATGGGTGCCCTAGATCAAAACCAGTATCATTACTAGAATGGTCAAATGAAGCATATTtaatgaaaataattaaaatagttTGTTTCACAGAACATTTTGAGTTCATTTCAGCATGTCAgatattctaaattaactttttttaaaaaactgcaaaagcattagTTTGATTCTGCATTTCAGGTTGTTCTTTAAAATGGGTCATCACTTTAAATATTTAGAGATTTATTCAAAGCAGAGTCTGTTACTTACCACTGTTATCACACTGGGAGCAGTGTATAAGTGCTTCAGCCTTCCCTTTCTTGTTGGACTCCTTACCCTTCAGACAAATTCCACATATAGCATTTGGAATGGCCTTTGGCTGGAAGGGTAGAAGAGGGCTATAAATTCATTCCAGAAGAATTGagaacaggtttttgtttttgtttttttaaaaatgtacttatTTTAACCTTTATAAATTAATGAACTTTGTGAGTGGTGTGGATCAAAGGGAATGATTAAAAATTGGCAAGCATTGATTATACTGGGAACAGAAATCAACAAACTAACTCTTCAAAGCATGTACATGTATAGTTTACAAAATGTATCCCAGCCAAAGAAAGCGTATGTAATTCAAactctttcatttaaaaatgacaaTCAAATGATCAAATTACACAATGAATATGAATTTTACAAAGAAAAATGTGGATAACTTCTAATAATATTATGGTTTGTCTATAGCCTGCACATGATACATGAAAATCAGTAACGTGGGAAAGCCTCTTAAAATGCAATTCAtattatttgaactataaatataaaatatatgcacTAAATCATATATAATGCTTTTTATCTACAAAGAGATTTGGCAAAACATTCTGAACTAAATTAATTAGCAGTTCGTAAgtgttgtgtgttgccttaaCGCTAAAGTCTTGCAAAGAGCCACTAGCAACAATGTTATTAAGATCAGTGAGATGATTCACTATACAGTATAGAATAATTCATAGTACTGTAGTATAAAGGTGCTGTCTTAACATCAACTCAAACAAATGACCCAGACAGCCTACTATTTTTGCTCCTGAAAGGCAGATATTGAATCTGCCTTGAACTTCAGCAAAGCCATAGGCAGAAATGTTTCCCAGCACAGCTGAGTCTTGCTGATTGAAGCTGTGTTTATCAGTTGAAGCCAATGCCAAAATGAAGCAAGCTGCAATTGGACACTTAGCTGTGGCTATGTGAAACAAAATCTGACCCCGTCTCTAGCAAATTTAAGATCAGAAATAGAGAGCAGGTTTTAAATATATAGCCAACTTAGTCCCACAGACTGCAGCCAGTTTGGTTTGTCCCGACAACTGTCTGCACTTTCAATGTGCAAAACACTGTCCCGTGTTATTCTTTGTCCTTATGTGACAAAGAGATGGAACTCTAGCTCATACCACCCTTGAACAGGGTAGATATCAATTCTATCCCTTATGCAATTGAGTTTGCATACAGTATTAATTTTTGTCTACATACAAGGGCAGCTTCTGCTGGCATTAAGAGATACTGTATGTATCTGTACCTGAAACACTTTGTCATGTTATGCTAGCAGAATGGGAACCTCCAAATGTGAACTTGCTTATTTGGTATCACTAGAAGTTTTCGCTTTGAAGAAGAACCATTATTTGCTTAGCAAAACAAGCACCAAAACATCTGAACATATCCCCAGCTTTGAAAGAGAAGTGTGAGCAGGTAGAACTTTGCAAAGCCaataaggaaaggaggaggagctttAAACAAATGTGGAATGGTCTCTCATGCTAGTTTTCTAAACATTCAGACAATGAAATGTTAACAGCTACCCTTGCTAGATACACATCCCTGTCAGTAATGTTTTGGTTATGCTGAGAGAAGCAGCATAGATTTGAGATGTTCTGATTGCTGTTAAATAATGAAAAGTACTGGTTTATAAAAACTTTGCTTATCAAATGCAGAAAAATAGGTTCTTTAGAACTTACTGTATAAGcaaaataaaagtgaaaaatCAAACCTTAaccctgattttttaaatttttaagcCAGTATTTCCTAATAATTTCTAAACCGCAGAGAAGTACATACTAATAAGCCTTAGTCTGATTTCCTAGAATATTTGAATATCTAAATTAAACTAGGGCTTCAAAGCACTTTAACTTGCCTGGCCTCCAGAAGTTTGTTTAAATACTCACAAGGCATTTATAAACAGCTTGTTTTCCAAAAGATGACAGAAGCATTCATGAATAattttttgcttatttatttttttaaaaaagcatagtcCACCTGTTTTATACATAAATATAATTGAATGATAAAAGGAGACTAACATTCACAAATGTctctacaaaataataaataccaCGAAAGagaaaacatacatataaaaaatTTTCTATTACCTATTCTACTCCTACTTTTATACCTTTTTATACCCTGCGCctaccaacaaaatattaaacctCTTTCCTGCAGTGATCTCCCTCTTGTATTGCTACATTCTATGAATAATGTCTGTGTTTTAAGTTatatcaatataaaacaaaacagcaagtgCACTTCTCTAATTCTCTTTACCAGTATATTCTTCTGATGTGGTACACAGTAGCAACCTCTCTTTCAGTcacccaaagcaaaacaaactttGAGTCACTAGATCTGTGCTGTGGTATGTGCAGTTAATACTATGATACTTAAATGCGAAAACACTGGTGAAGGTGCAGTTATTAATAATGTTTCCCCCTAGTCCTAGTTCCACAAAACTAGGAGTGAAATAGTCACAGCATACTAGTTAAAGACCCTCCAAAGACATTGGAGTGTCCCCCTATCAAAATGAAATAGAAAGGAAAGCCTGTTCACATTTCAAAGCAATTTTAAGTGAAAacggaaaaataaaaatggctttgCGGGAACACTGGAAAACACTGTTTGACATATTGTTCTCCTAATCATATTCAACTGGACAaaagaggtgaggggggggggggaagagttccTGACTTGCTGCTCCCAAAATTGGTTTTATGACAAAGGCTGAAATCCAGACACAAGCTGATTAAATTTCATTGAAAACACTGGCCTGGTTCATATGTTGCATCCCTGGTCCAGGGTTTAATCCAACTaaatcttactcagagtagactcattgaaattaatgaacatgacaagattaggtccattaatttcaaaaggttgctctgagtaaaacttagttgactatcACCCCTTGGGATTATATCTGACCAAGTCATACTTGGAATGAATCCACAGAAATAAattaagtgcatttatttcaatgctTTGCAGCTTCCATGAAGATTTCCAAGTATGGCAAATGACGGATGGGGAAGGTGGAGAGTTCAAACTCTTCGCCTGCTCCCACTccaaaaccatggtttcctggaCCAGAAATGTTACACTTGAACAAGAACAGTGGAATTTCAGCAGCTAAACTGTAGCTAAATCAAAAATAGCTCACAAGCACACCATGTTTTCAAAAATTACTTTGCCAGAAAATAAGTTCTTTCTGTTTTCATAGCAACGGAATGTAAATTGGAAAATTCTGGGATGGGGGAAAAGGGCAAGTCAGTCTCTTGCAACATGCTCAACTTAACATATGTGCAAATCTCCCTTATTCTGAGAAAAGAATACTGCATGTGCAATTATAACAGCCAGTCCTTCATCAATTGCAGTAAAAATTAATGGCTATATAGGAATGGTATATCATGAGGAGGAAAAAACGTTTCAATAGTTTAAAAATAGTAAACGTTAAATAAGTTAAAAGGAGAAAAACTCTAACATTTGCTTTCCATGGCATAATAACAGGATGTCTGGATATTGTAAATCTTCTTAAGCTTGAATTTTAGAGTGAATATTGTAATTTAAAGACTGGTAAAGGATGATAAATGGGTAGTGCATGTTGCATAATAAAATCATTATATATTCCTGGGACAATAGTTGAAGTCCCATTTTCAGCACATAATGTATAAAAGAAATACCTGTTATAGATAGTTACGTATCTATCTGTCATGTTTTAATCAGCTCCATAAAATCTATCGTGTTTAAAATCATCCTGGCCTTACATTCGGGGAAGTCAAAGCTATAGTGAGAATAGCCATAAATTgtgggggtgggtaggtgggttgTTGGCATTGTGTTTTCAAAGTAGTTTGTGCTGTCTTCTTGGGGCCCAATGCACCAGGAAAGACTCCAACACCAgcaccattgaaatgaatggcagcAGCGAGAGCTCAATAAGCATTCATGACAGGAGATTTTGCATAGAGCTTTCCTGTGATTCATCTAGACTTACTAGAACATGCTTTTGAACCAGTGACCAGCAATCACCGGGATCCATTTTTTAATCAAAGTACTGAAAAAATATAGTATCTTCAGCAGTCACAAGCCTCACCAATCACTTCTTTATGCTATCCCTTCACAATGAAAGACTAGCCAAACATTGAATCTTATGGACTTTGTTCACATAATACTTAAAGTTCAAAAATGCTACTAAGCCTTTCAAGCTTCATCTTTGGATTTCATAAAATTACATTACTGGCATGAGTTTAAGTCTGCAATAAAGTaaacattttgc
Encoded here:
- the C3H6orf120 gene encoding UPF0669 protein C6orf120 homolog isoform X1, with amino-acid sequence MHATLSRESESAGVMAVYCKRVLVILLAFQGLLIASAYNEEEDIPEEWILLHVVQGQIGAGNYSYLRLNHEGKIVLQMQSLKGDADLYISDVTLHPSFDDYELQSVTCGQDVVYVPAHFRRPVGIGIYGHPSHLESEFEMKVYYDQTVVESPFGGGSYNPEDTDLNQKQFHAREDESQDEESVFWTILIGILKLILEILF
- the C3H6orf120 gene encoding UPF0669 protein C6orf120 homolog isoform X2, with the protein product MAVYCKRVLVILLAFQGLLIASAYNEEEDIPEEWILLHVVQGQIGAGNYSYLRLNHEGKIVLQMQSLKGDADLYISDVTLHPSFDDYELQSVTCGQDVVYVPAHFRRPVGIGIYGHPSHLESEFEMKVYYDQTVVESPFGGGSYNPEDTDLNQKQFHAREDESQDEESVFWTILIGILKLILEILF